The Enterococcus sp. 7F3_DIV0205 genome has a window encoding:
- a CDS encoding diaminopimelate dehydrogenase, producing the protein MIKVAIIGYGNLGRGVERSIKQNKDMELVGVFTRRAPETVQTEGSKAFTMEQLKHKKGEIDVCILCGGSATDLPTQTPEWTHLFNTIDSFDTHAKIPEHFAKVDQVAKENQTTSIISTGWDPGLFSLNRLYAQSILPVGQTNTFWGKGVSQGHSDALRRIDGVLDAVQYTIPNNDVIEKLKALEQLGLTTRDKHFRECFVVLENESQAEKIREEIITMPNYFADYDTEVHFISQSELDQKHKAMPHGGTVLHTGTTHENTKQVIEYNLQLESNPEFTASVLVAYARACVRLAKEKQFGAYTVLDIAPKYLSTRTDEELRKELL; encoded by the coding sequence ATGATAAAAGTAGCAATCATTGGATATGGAAACCTTGGACGCGGGGTTGAACGTTCGATCAAACAAAACAAAGATATGGAATTAGTCGGTGTCTTTACAAGAAGAGCTCCTGAAACGGTGCAAACAGAAGGTTCTAAAGCATTTACGATGGAGCAATTGAAACACAAAAAAGGTGAAATCGATGTCTGCATTCTTTGCGGCGGTTCAGCGACAGATTTGCCAACACAAACACCGGAGTGGACTCATTTATTTAACACGATCGATAGCTTTGACACACATGCTAAGATTCCAGAGCATTTTGCGAAAGTGGATCAAGTAGCAAAAGAAAATCAAACAACGTCGATTATCTCAACAGGATGGGACCCAGGTTTGTTTAGTTTGAATCGTTTGTATGCACAAAGCATTTTACCAGTTGGACAGACGAATACATTTTGGGGTAAAGGTGTTAGCCAAGGTCATTCCGATGCATTACGACGAATTGACGGTGTATTAGATGCCGTTCAATATACAATTCCAAACAATGATGTTATAGAGAAGCTCAAAGCTTTAGAACAACTGGGTTTGACTACTCGAGATAAACATTTTAGAGAATGTTTTGTTGTGCTTGAAAATGAATCACAGGCAGAAAAAATTCGCGAAGAAATCATTACAATGCCGAATTACTTTGCAGATTATGATACTGAGGTTCATTTTATTTCTCAGTCTGAATTGGATCAAAAACATAAAGCGATGCCTCATGGCGGCACGGTACTGCATACAGGAACAACACATGAAAATACCAAGCAAGTCATCGAATATAATTTACAGCTGGAGAGTAATCCCGAATTTACGGCAAGTGTCTTAGTTGCTTATGCTAGAGCCTGTGTTCGTTTGGCTAAGGAAAAACAATTTGGGGCATATACTGTTTTAGATATTGCGCCTAAATATTTGTCTACTCGAACAGACGAGGAATTGAGAAAAGAGTTATTGTAG
- a CDS encoding sigma-70 family RNA polymerase sigma factor, giving the protein MGKFTYSELLLIKKAIKGDTKALGKILRKNHEYIYKMAYIYIGNKEDALDIMQEATIQSMSSIHTLKEPSYFLTWFCTIMARQASKVIKQKIQIRELQNSPEFEEEADLEKNENQAIDVLESVMNLEDKYRLILQLFYYQGFSVKEISELLTMPEGTVKTNLKRGREALRKVLGEDYYV; this is encoded by the coding sequence ATGGGGAAGTTTACTTATTCAGAACTTTTACTGATCAAAAAAGCAATCAAAGGAGATACAAAAGCGTTAGGGAAAATTTTACGTAAAAACCACGAGTACATTTATAAAATGGCCTATATCTACATTGGCAACAAAGAAGACGCGCTAGACATCATGCAAGAAGCAACCATTCAATCGATGAGCTCGATTCATACGTTAAAAGAGCCTAGCTACTTTTTGACGTGGTTTTGTACGATCATGGCAAGACAAGCGAGCAAAGTAATCAAACAAAAAATTCAAATCCGTGAGTTACAAAATAGCCCAGAATTTGAAGAGGAAGCTGATTTAGAAAAAAATGAAAATCAAGCAATCGATGTATTAGAGTCGGTCATGAATTTAGAGGATAAATACCGTTTGATTTTACAATTATTTTATTACCAAGGTTTTTCTGTGAAAGAAATCAGTGAACTATTAACGATGCCAGAAGGAACAGTCAAAACGAATTTGAAACGAGGACGTGAAGCACTTAGGAAAGTATTAGGGGAGGATTATTATGTCTGA
- a CDS encoding phosphatase PAP2/LCP family protein — MYTLKEKKFTPAVLSVVFFSLLTFLVVKQESWFVQLDSAIYHFNWKPSQLLTSIVDLVAKSATIMPIFVVSLIVSFILWRNKHKLLAVWLSSNVLVVSAFGFVLKQLVARQRPNVEQLAERTSYSFPSGHSLLAMCLACSMIMILQTVYSKEMKHYKFFKNTLIVYVLLIGLSRIYLRVHYPSDVLAGFLLSYTWVKFSFVFLQRVYLNREFSTPIAKKKFIQRTILGTLTVLLLVVAGASAYGAAVFQKVQKTADKMYQPLNRKNKAAELGNSEPASFLLLGIANDSKRKTDFRANTIMVVTVNNQLKKTTITSIPRDAYVEIIGKDGVYDKINHAHSFGGDEMMIDTVEHYLDIPINHYFVINMDGLAALSDAVGGVTVNNDFEFDAEGIHYPKGEQHLGGWETLQYARMRYEDPLGDYGRQKRQREVTIQLTKELTSMKSVFRYQELLDVIGENGQTDMTLDQMTLLMKNYQKALENIESYQMQGEGFTGDGYTGEEGISYQSISDEEKQKITTELKKQLNIMEQ, encoded by the coding sequence ATGTATACGTTGAAAGAAAAGAAATTTACTCCAGCAGTTTTAAGTGTCGTATTTTTTTCATTGCTAACCTTTTTAGTTGTAAAACAAGAATCATGGTTTGTTCAGTTAGATTCAGCGATTTATCACTTTAATTGGAAACCGAGTCAATTACTGACCAGTATTGTGGATTTAGTTGCCAAAAGTGCTACGATCATGCCGATTTTTGTTGTTAGCTTGATAGTCTCATTTATACTTTGGCGAAATAAACATAAGTTATTGGCAGTTTGGCTAAGTAGTAATGTCTTAGTAGTCAGCGCTTTTGGATTTGTCTTAAAGCAGCTTGTGGCGCGGCAGAGACCAAATGTAGAACAGTTGGCTGAACGAACTTCCTATAGTTTTCCAAGTGGGCATTCGCTCTTAGCCATGTGCTTAGCTTGTTCGATGATCATGATTTTACAAACCGTTTATTCAAAGGAAATGAAGCATTACAAGTTTTTTAAAAACACTTTGATCGTGTATGTTCTTTTGATTGGATTGAGCCGGATTTATTTACGAGTTCATTATCCGAGTGATGTGCTTGCAGGTTTTCTTTTAAGCTATACTTGGGTCAAGTTCTCTTTTGTTTTCTTGCAAAGAGTGTACCTTAATAGAGAATTTTCTACTCCTATTGCTAAAAAAAAGTTCATTCAAAGAACTATTTTAGGTACGCTAACAGTGCTTTTACTAGTCGTTGCTGGAGCTTCAGCTTATGGTGCTGCGGTGTTTCAAAAAGTCCAAAAAACTGCCGATAAAATGTATCAGCCACTAAATCGAAAAAATAAAGCCGCAGAGTTAGGAAATAGTGAACCTGCGAGTTTCTTACTGTTAGGTATCGCAAATGATTCTAAACGCAAAACAGATTTTCGAGCAAATACGATTATGGTGGTCACCGTCAATAATCAATTGAAGAAAACTACGATCACAAGTATTCCCAGAGATGCTTATGTCGAAATCATTGGGAAAGATGGCGTCTATGACAAAATCAATCATGCTCATTCCTTTGGTGGAGACGAGATGATGATCGATACGGTTGAACATTATTTAGATATCCCAATCAATCATTATTTTGTGATCAATATGGATGGTTTAGCAGCTTTAAGTGACGCAGTTGGCGGTGTCACCGTCAATAATGATTTTGAGTTTGATGCAGAAGGAATTCATTATCCAAAAGGGGAACAGCATTTAGGCGGCTGGGAAACATTACAGTATGCGAGAATGCGCTATGAAGATCCTTTAGGCGATTACGGCAGACAAAAGAGGCAGCGAGAGGTAACGATTCAGCTTACCAAAGAATTAACTTCGATGAAAAGTGTTTTTCGTTATCAAGAATTACTCGACGTAATAGGAGAAAATGGTCAAACCGATATGACCCTGGATCAAATGACTCTTTTAATGAAAAATTATCAAAAAGCCCTAGAAAACATTGAAAGTTATCAAATGCAAGGGGAAGGATTTACAGGTGATGGCTATACTGGGGAAGAAGGGATTTCTTATCAGAGTATTTCAGATGAGGAAAAGCAAAAAATCACCACGGAATTAAAGAAACAATTGAATATAATGGAACAGTAA
- the thiT gene encoding energy-coupled thiamine transporter ThiT translates to MQRKQELQVWIEGTIVAAIAMVLSFVPTNIGSSFSISLGMIPITLFALRRGAKAGFFSAFIWGLLHFPTAQVYYLMPVQVIIEYILAFGFAGFAGVYSGKLQEAIGNKEYGKSSRIILYASFFGTLMRYFWHFIAGVIFWGSFALWGMNPWLFSFVMNGLSGVATAIATSVVLLLLLKINPKLFLPTKKAQISQHNNETE, encoded by the coding sequence ATGCAAAGAAAACAGGAGTTACAAGTATGGATCGAAGGAACGATCGTTGCAGCGATTGCGATGGTCTTATCTTTTGTTCCAACGAATATTGGGAGTAGTTTTTCAATCTCATTAGGGATGATTCCGATCACTCTTTTTGCTTTACGAAGAGGAGCCAAAGCAGGATTCTTTTCTGCCTTTATTTGGGGCTTGTTGCATTTTCCAACGGCTCAGGTGTATTATTTGATGCCTGTCCAAGTGATTATTGAGTATATTTTGGCGTTTGGGTTTGCCGGTTTTGCAGGAGTATATAGTGGGAAGTTGCAAGAAGCAATTGGCAATAAAGAGTATGGGAAGAGTAGTCGAATTATTCTTTATGCTTCTTTTTTCGGAACACTTATGCGCTATTTTTGGCACTTTATCGCAGGAGTCATTTTCTGGGGAAGCTTTGCGCTGTGGGGCATGAATCCTTGGTTATTTTCATTTGTAATGAATGGACTAAGTGGTGTGGCTACGGCAATCGCAACGTCAGTTGTGCTGTTATTATTACTTAAAATCAATCCTAAACTGTTTCTTCCGACCAAAAAGGCACAAATTAGTCAGCACAATAATGAAACTGAATAA
- a CDS encoding phage tail protein, which translates to MSYKVDFKNVSTVGFETSPVADALAGLRANEARYYWNKYKHEFVTVPVSDAPETLAWIEKVLAERQMTFPYKALEVSSFEVDGIKMAYVFYENGLVVNVMYTIEEGGKRAVGFKLSDGMDIPVEFEGKFKFARQKSKLAGTIRGSFFVIKGKY; encoded by the coding sequence ATGTCTTATAAAGTAGATTTTAAAAATGTCTCAACAGTTGGTTTTGAAACATCTCCAGTGGCAGATGCATTGGCAGGTTTACGTGCAAATGAAGCTCGTTACTATTGGAACAAATACAAACATGAATTCGTAACTGTACCGGTAAGTGATGCTCCTGAAACCTTAGCATGGATCGAAAAAGTGTTAGCAGAACGTCAGATGACATTTCCTTATAAAGCGTTAGAGGTTTCAAGTTTTGAAGTAGATGGTATCAAGATGGCTTACGTTTTTTATGAAAATGGTTTAGTTGTTAATGTGATGTATACAATTGAAGAAGGTGGGAAACGTGCTGTTGGGTTTAAGTTATCTGATGGAATGGATATTCCAGTAGAATTTGAAGGCAAGTTTAAATTTGCACGACAAAAGTCAAAACTGGCGGGGACAATCCGCGGCTCTTTTTTCGTGATAAAAGGGAAGTACTAA
- the nrdI gene encoding class Ib ribonucleoside-diphosphate reductase assembly flavoprotein NrdI: MKILYISISGNTRSFVKRLVSYAATEHNTQIEVKEIQENSTLEKETTSFFTFVPTYLDGGNGVDNGDTEILTETMREYLEYQENFRYCLGVVGSGNKNFNHQYCLTAKQYAQKFDFPFLADYELRGTQEDLEHVFNVLSVAISNI; this comes from the coding sequence TTGAAAATCCTTTATATATCAATATCAGGTAATACCCGCTCTTTTGTAAAACGTCTTGTTTCATATGCTGCTACTGAGCATAACACTCAAATCGAAGTAAAAGAAATTCAAGAGAATTCGACTCTTGAAAAAGAAACAACATCTTTTTTCACTTTCGTGCCAACTTACTTAGATGGAGGAAATGGAGTTGATAATGGTGATACAGAAATTCTTACGGAAACGATGAGAGAATATCTAGAGTATCAGGAAAATTTCCGTTATTGTTTAGGTGTAGTCGGCAGTGGAAATAAAAATTTTAACCACCAATATTGTTTAACTGCTAAACAATATGCTCAGAAATTTGATTTTCCTTTTTTAGCTGACTATGAGCTTCGTGGTACACAAGAAGATTTAGAACATGTCTTTAATGTTTTGTCAGTGGCTATTTCTAACATTTAA